Proteins found in one Pyrus communis chromosome 15, drPyrComm1.1, whole genome shotgun sequence genomic segment:
- the LOC137717152 gene encoding uncharacterized protein, producing MAANMMSAVGFEGIHSGIGHNGRVALPKQVNVPMKVTMQQSLRSQLVVKKHNLEVKATNNIGTQTNDENPDVTITYKVAVLGDLSRVVGGALIDSVSIAGANISICKDDFKEAELGGNVEELKKCLQGAKMVIVAAGISRNAMKFTYDQMLAFNSPIIDRTINVIALHCADAFICFLTQPIEHAMRSTAKALKSNIGFNPLKLHGFCVTDLSQFSFKIEEYYYKSKTNIQVPVGMEGYALECIEQSEISKFGRGTGTLWLEISVAKYITDCIRKLMLDNKP from the coding sequence ATGGCTGCTAATATGATGTCTGCGGTCGGATTCGAAGGAATTCATTCAGGTATTGGGCACAATGGCAGGGTGGCACTGCCAAAGCAAGTCAATGTTCCAATGAAAGTGACAATGCAGCAGTCACTTCGGTCTCAGTTGGTCGTCAAGAAGCACAATTTGGAGGTGAAAGCCACCAATAACATTGGCACACAGACAAATGATGAGAATCCAGATGTTACCATCACATACAAGGTAGCTGTTTTGGGGGATCTCTCAAGAGTTGTGGGCGGAGCTTTGATTGATAGTGTTAGCATTGCGGGCGCTAACATATCAATCTGTAAAGATGACTTCAAGGAGGCTGAGCTTGGTGGCAATGTGGAGGAGTTAAAGAAGTGTTTACAAGGTGCCAAAATGGTGATAGTGGCAGCAGGCATTTCCAGAAATGCTATGAAGTTCACTTATGATCAGATGCTAGCATTCAATTCTCCCATTATCGATCGTACGATCAATGTCATCGCCCTTCATTGTGCTGATGCTTTCATATGCTTCCTGACCCAACCAATAGAGCATGCAATGAGGTCCACGGCAAAAGCCTTGAAGTCAAATATAGGATTTAATCCATTGAAGCTTCATGGTTTCTGCGTTACTGATCTGTCCCAGTTTAGTTTTAAGATAGAGGAGTATTACTATAAGTCCAAGACAAATATTCAAGTGCCAGTAGGTATGGAGGGTTATGCGTTGGAGTGCATAGAGCAAAGCGAGATCAGCAAGTTTGGTCGCGGAACGGGAACGCTTTGGCTGGAAATTTCTGTTGCGAAATATATCACAGATTGCATCCGGAAGCTGATGCTTGATAACAAGCCCTGA
- the LOC137717439 gene encoding phosphoribosylformylglycinamidine cyclo-ligase, chloroplastic/mitochondrial-like, with protein sequence MAAYGIITAFQASWLRSSYSGAHLCRLPPSSSSVGFLSLSSPSSSAGKISQRRRVLSSEQEASGGGGLTYKDAGVDIDAGTALVDKIKAMAPEIGSFGGIVHDEILGDDLCLVHGTDGVGTKLKLAFETGIHDTIGIDLVAMNVNDIVTCGAKPLSFQDYFATGRLDVDIAVKVIQGIRDGCQQSGCSCKLSGGETAEMPGFYKDGEYDLGGSAVGAVKKESIIDGKNIAPGDVIIGLPSSGVHSNGFSLVRRVLADTGVSLKDQLPGGEGVTFGEALMVPTVIYVNQVLDLISKGGVKGVAHITGGGFTENIPRVFPKGLGAVIYKDSWEVPPVFKWIQKAGRVEEAEMRRTFNMGIGMVLVVSPEASHRILEEDGNGAAYKVYRIGEVVSSHEGVIYV encoded by the exons ATGGCTGCCTACGGCATAATCACGGCCTTCCAAGCGTCTTGGCTAAGATCCTCTTACTCCGGAGCCCATTTATGCAGACTGCcgccatcatcatcatcagttgggtttctctctctgtcttcaccatcatcatcagCTGGTAAAATTTCGCAGCGCCGGCGCGTGTTGTCTTCGGAGCAGGAGGCCTCCGGAGGAGGAGGTCTGACGTACAAGGATGCTGGTGTTGATATAGATGCTGGAACGGCGCTTGTTGATAAAATTAAAGCCATGGCTCCTGAAATTGGATCCTTTGGGGGTATTGTCCATGATGAGATACTCGGCG ATGACCTATGCCTTGTTCACGGGACGGATGGCGTTGGAACTAAACTTAAGCTTGCATTTGAGACTGGAATTCATGATACCATTGGTATTGATTTG GTTGCCATGAATGTCAATGATATCGTTACTTGTGGGGCGAAGCCATTATCTTTCCAGGATTACTTTGCTACAGGCCGCCTTGATGTTGATATCGCTGTCAAG gtTATACAAGGTATTCGCGATGGTTGCCAACAATCTGGCTGCAGCTGTAAACTTTCAGGCGGAGAG ACTGCAGAGATGCCGGGTTTTTACAAAGACGGCGAGTATGACCTGGGCGGCTCTGCTGTTGGAGCTGTGAAAAAAGAATCGATCATTGATGGAAAAAACATTGCTCCCGGAGATGTCATCATTGGCCTGCCGTCCAGCGGGGTTCATTCCAATGGTTTCTCTCTCGTGAGAAG GGTTCTTGCTGATACTGGGGTTTCTCTCAAGGACCAACTGCCTGGGGGAGAAGGTGTTACATTTGGCGAAGCTTTGATGGTCCCGACTGTGATATATGTTAATCAG GTCCTTGACTTAATAAGCAAGGGAGGTGTCAAAGGAGTAGCTCATATCACAGGGGGTGGTTTCACAGAAAATATACCCCGAGTGTTCCCGAAGGGCCTAGGAGCGGTCATTTATAAAGACTCATGGGAAGTCCCACCAGTTTTCAAATGGATCCAGAAGGCTGGAAGAGTAGAAGAGGCTGAGATGAGACGGACTTTTAACATGGGAATTGGAATGGTTCTTGTTGTGAGTCCGGAGGCATCCCACAGGATACTTGAAGAGGATGGGAATGGAGCTGCTTATAAAGTATACCGCATCGGTGAGGTTGTAAGCAGTCATGAAGGAGTGATTTATGTATAG